The following proteins are encoded in a genomic region of Nitrospirota bacterium:
- a CDS encoding pyridoxamine 5'-phosphate oxidase family protein, with product MAREPELTREKLEALFREGGTGVMTSASAEGRVNAAIYARPHVTEEGTLAWGMTEGRTLRNVKENPSALFLYMNPGVGYAGVRVALRRERLETAGPLLDEIRQRTEELVGPEVARRVVYVAYFSVTEVRPLV from the coding sequence ATGGCACGCGAACCCGAACTCACCAGGGAGAAGCTGGAGGCCCTCTTCAGGGAAGGGGGCACCGGCGTCATGACCAGCGCAAGCGCCGAGGGCAGGGTCAACGCGGCCATCTACGCACGCCCCCACGTAACCGAGGAGGGCACCCTGGCCTGGGGCATGACGGAGGGGCGCACCCTCCGCAACGTCAAGGAGAACCCCAGCGCCCTGTTTTTGTACATGAACCCCGGCGTGGGATATGCGGGCGTCCGGGTGGCCCTCAGGAGAGAGAGGCTGGAGACCGCGGGGCCGCTTCTCGATGAGATACGCCAGAGGACGGAGGAGCTGGTGGGCCCCGAGGTGGCCCGCCGGGTGGTCTATGTGGCCTATTTCTCCGTCACCGAGGTCCG
- a CDS encoding ABC transporter substrate-binding protein, whose translation MARPLRIGHLSTFYHTAILLMAREDLAEHLGEEPQWELFGTGPAIVKAMEEGKLDLGYVGLPPAIVGIARGADILCVAGGHEEGTVMVGRADLEGHPEREYLGDVLVQLRGKAIGVPGRGSIHDVILADALEHYGLREDVTVKNVPWADFLVDALARDDIQAAFGTPALAAAVMVFARGKVLYPPSLIWPENPSYGILARGEFLASEPERVESFLRLHEEATDFLRTQVDLAARTIAGHVGVVDENFIMETLAISPRYCTQLTEGYMACTARFVSAMKRLGYIDREPSLEEIFDTSLIRRIHGEGEHYSEGLITQRGEL comes from the coding sequence ATGGCGAGGCCGCTTCGCATAGGGCATCTCTCCACCTTCTACCACACGGCGATACTCCTCATGGCCCGGGAGGACCTAGCCGAACACCTGGGCGAGGAGCCCCAGTGGGAGCTCTTCGGGACCGGTCCGGCCATCGTCAAGGCCATGGAAGAGGGAAAGCTCGACCTGGGATACGTGGGCCTTCCTCCCGCCATCGTGGGAATAGCCAGGGGAGCGGACATCCTCTGCGTGGCCGGAGGCCACGAGGAGGGCACGGTCATGGTGGGGCGGGCCGACCTTGAGGGCCATCCCGAGAGGGAGTACCTGGGAGACGTGCTCGTTCAGCTCAGGGGCAAGGCCATAGGGGTGCCCGGACGGGGCTCCATCCACGACGTCATCCTGGCCGACGCCCTGGAGCACTACGGACTTCGGGAGGATGTCACGGTAAAGAACGTCCCCTGGGCCGATTTCCTCGTCGATGCGCTGGCCAGGGACGACATACAGGCCGCCTTCGGTACCCCGGCCCTGGCCGCGGCCGTCATGGTGTTTGCCCGGGGAAAAGTGCTCTATCCCCCTTCCCTCATCTGGCCGGAGAACCCCAGCTACGGCATCCTGGCCAGGGGGGAGTTTCTGGCCAGCGAGCCCGAGCGGGTCGAAAGCTTCCTCCGGCTCCACGAAGAGGCAACGGACTTTCTCCGCACCCAGGTGGACCTGGCCGCCCGCACCATCGCCGGCCACGTGGGGGTGGTGGACGAGAACTTCATCATGGAGACCCTGGCCATCTCGCCCCGCTACTGCACCCAGCTTACCGAGGGCTACATGGCCTGCACCGCCCGGTTCGTAAGCGCCATGAAGCGCCTCGGCTACATAGACCGGGAGCCAA
- a CDS encoding cob(I)yrinic acid a,c-diamide adenosyltransferase yields the protein MHKGLLQVYTGDGKGKTTSAVGLAVRARSRGLRVLFAQFMKSGPGGETEILKEIGVEVIRFERVLSPHFHPEADRGEIRREALEALAELAAMLPRFDLAVLDEFNNLLSRDLITMEEAEEFLRAKPEGLELVLTGRGAPEELIALADQVTEMKDIKHPSRAGVPAREGIEY from the coding sequence TTGCATAAGGGTCTGCTCCAGGTCTATACAGGGGACGGCAAGGGAAAGACCACGAGCGCCGTGGGCCTGGCCGTGCGCGCCCGGAGCCGGGGGCTCCGGGTGCTCTTCGCCCAGTTCATGAAGAGCGGTCCCGGGGGAGAGACGGAGATATTAAAAGAAATCGGCGTCGAGGTCATCCGGTTCGAGAGGGTCCTCTCCCCCCACTTCCACCCCGAAGCCGACCGCGGCGAGATACGGCGGGAGGCCCTGGAGGCCCTCGCGGAGCTTGCCGCCATGCTCCCCCGGTTCGACCTCGCCGTCCTGGACGAGTTCAACAACCTCCTCTCCCGGGACCTCATCACGATGGAGGAGGCGGAAGAGTTCCTGAGGGCGAAGCCCGAGGGGCTCGAACTGGTCCTTACGGGGCGGGGCGCACCGGAAGAGCTCATCGCCCTGGCCGACCAGGTGACCGAGATGAAGGATATCAAGCACCCCTCCAGGGCGGGCGTTCCGGCGCGGGAGGGGATAGAGTACTAG